In a single window of the Pseudomonadota bacterium genome:
- a CDS encoding sigma factor-like helix-turn-helix DNA-binding protein, whose product MTLKVTDVGDVSPPPPDDVEQSSYHTLRLPAFRQLYERYFSKLVGGLRATYGAGPPDPEDVAQAAFERLSRRNALDDIRDPEGFLWIAARNVLLTEKRKLAVRSDHRDEVIRRYFSEGCDNFEPERVFSSKQQLSLVMRTLKAMPERRRKIFILNRVHGLTPAAAGEQCGVSRSSAVRHIAVATTALAAALAAQGQSDEERGE is encoded by the coding sequence ATGACCTTAAAAGTCACTGACGTCGGCGACGTGTCGCCCCCGCCACCCGACGACGTCGAGCAATCCTCGTACCATACGCTGAGACTCCCGGCTTTTCGACAGCTTTACGAGCGTTATTTCAGCAAGCTGGTTGGCGGACTTCGCGCAACGTACGGTGCCGGGCCGCCGGATCCGGAGGACGTTGCCCAGGCTGCATTTGAGCGGCTAAGCCGCCGCAACGCGCTGGATGATATCCGAGACCCCGAGGGTTTCCTGTGGATCGCAGCGAGAAATGTCTTACTCACGGAGAAACGCAAGCTAGCGGTGAGAAGTGATCATCGGGATGAGGTAATACGTCGCTACTTCAGCGAGGGATGTGACAACTTCGAGCCCGAACGCGTCTTCAGTTCAAAGCAGCAGCTCTCGCTGGTCATGCGCACGTTAAAGGCTATGCCCGAACGACGACGCAAAATTTTTATCTTAAATCGAGTGCACGGACTGACCCCGGCCGCCGCCGGCGAACAGTGCGGCGTTAGCCGCTCGTCGGCCGTCCGCCACATCGCTGTCGCGACCACAGCGCTGGCTGCCGCCCTGGCTGCGCAGGGTCAATCGGACGAGGAAAGGGGCGAATGA